One segment of Heterodontus francisci isolate sHetFra1 chromosome 26, sHetFra1.hap1, whole genome shotgun sequence DNA contains the following:
- the LOC137384551 gene encoding urotensin-2 receptor, whose translation MHPNISENLTASEAASFPKAMDELIVTSAFGTVLSFMYVTGVAGNVYTLVLMCHSMRSAASMYVSIVNLALADLLYLSTIPFIVCTYFVKNWYFGDMGCRVLLSLDLLTMHASIFTLTIMCTERYMAVVNPLDTVKRSKGYRKATAGAVWVVSLLLTLPVMSMVQLQETKRENGSIKRMCAPTWSRESYTIYLTILFSTSIVAPGVIIGYLYTRLARTYLESQRNSLTRSENRRSSKQRVVLMIFSIVAVFWACFLPFWVWQLIRLYCKRLNLTRRTITCINYFMTCLTYSNSCINPFLYTLLTKNYKEYLKNRHRHFQRSASTSSKRNANLRPSIKSISSCNQYSNSSESVAMAHLKGSK comes from the coding sequence ATGCATCCCAACATCTCGGAGAACCTGACAGCCTCCGAAGCAGCGTCCTTTCCAAAGGCGATGGACGAGCTGATAGTCACCTCGGCTTTCGGCACCGTGTTATCCTTCATGTATGTAACCGGCGTGGCAGGTAATGTCTACACTCTGGTGCTGATGTGCCACTCCATGAGATCCGCTGCCTCCATGTATGTTTCAATAGTCAACCTGGCGCTGGCAGActtgctctacctctccaccatccCTTTCATCGTTTGCACTTACTTCGTCAAGAACTGGTACTTCGGGGACATGGGCTGCCGGGTCCTGCTGAGTCTCGACCTCCTGACCATGCATGCCAGCATCTTCACCCTGACCATCATGTGCACCGAGCGCTACATGGCCGTGGTCAACCCGCTGGACACGGTGAAACGCTCCAAAGGTTACAGGAAGGCCACTGCCGGGGCGGTGTGGGTGGTCAGCTTGCTCTTGACCCTCCCTGTCATGAGCATGGTCCAGCTGCAGGAAACCAAGAGGGAGAACGGCAGCATCAAACGGATGTGCGCCCCAACTTGGAGTCGAGAGTCTTACACCATTTACCTAACGATACTTTTCAGCACCAGTATCGTGGCGCCGGGGGTTATCATCGGCTATCTGTACACTCGGTTAGCACGGACCTATCTGGAATCCCAGAGGAACAGTCTAACAAGGAGCGAGAACAGGCGGTCCTCCAAGCAGCGAGTGGTCCTCATGATTTTCAGTATTGTCGCTGTTTTCTGGGCGTGTTTCTTACCCTTCTGGGTATGGCAACTTATCAGGCTCTATTGCAAACGTTTAAATCTGACGCGGCGGACAATAACTTGCATCAACTATTTTATGACCTGCCTGACCTACAGTAACAGTTGTATTAACCCCTTCCTCTACACCCTGCTGACCAAGAACTACAAAGAGTACCTGAAAAATAGGCACAGACATTTTCAAAGGTCAGCCTCCACATCGTCTAAAAGGAACGCCAATCTGCGACCATCCATCAAATCCATCTCCTCCTGTAACCAGTATAGCAACTCTTCCGAATCAGTAGCCATGGCTCATTTGAAAGGGTCGAAATGA